Below is a window of Phormidium ambiguum IAM M-71 DNA.
TCTAAAGGTGCTGGCGGAGGAATAGCTGTGACTTTATTGGGGGAAATTCCATAATCTTTAATTACTGAGTTTCTCGCTCTTTCTGACCAAGTGATAATATGAGCAGCATGGGCAAAGCATTGTTTTTCAAAAGCTATGATTGGTTGGTAAGTGATACTAGCTGGATAGGGATGTTCTTTGGCGAGTAAAGCGTGGGTGTAGTCAATGGAAACTACGGTGGGGTATTTCTTAAATAATGGTACTGCTAAATAAGCGATCGCTTGTGTGTGAATATGAAGAACGTCTGGTTGGTAATTTTTTAAAGATTTTTCTAAACAACGACGAGCAAAAAAAGAATTTGCCCATTCGGTGCGAAATCTGTGAAAATCGTAATCAGCTTTATCTGCTCCGGGAAGTTGCTGTCTGAGGAAAAAATATATAATTCTTCCTAGTAAATCAGTTTTAAAATAATCTGTTAAATGTAATGAATGAAACTCAATTTCAGGGATACTTTCGCTAAAAGTTTTCTCTAATATATTTTGATAGGTAGTGTGTCCCATAATATAATGATTGAGACTCATTACTTTGATTGTTTGTTTAACTTCCTGCGGCATTTTGACTATATATTTCTTCCAATAAAGCAGTTACATCGGCGGGAATTCTAGTGAATCGAACGTGAAAATTTAAGTCTCCACTAGGACTTTTCTTTAAAACTTTAGCATAAATATCTCCACTAACTGTTAATTCTGGCTCTTTGTTGATTAAATTAATTTTAATATTCTTAAAAGTCTCTAATTTTGATTCAGTCCTAATTTCCGCACTGTTTTCGGATAATTTGATTAAACTTCCGTAATAGACAGTACCATCAATACGTTTATCATCCATCAATGTATATTGGATAGGTAACTCTATTTTGAGAGCAACTAAAATGCTTTCTTCTTTGGATATGTAAAGGTTGTGTTTACCCCCTATTCCTCCTACCTCATAAATATTAATTAAATCATTAGAACCTTTTGGTTGTACCTGAATTTCTCCATCTATTTGTACAAGCGATTTGACTTCTTGTAAAGTAGATTCAGAAATTAAAATTTGCCCACCTACTGTATAAGATTCAATCCGAGCGGCTAAGTTTACATGATGTCCAACTACACCATACTTGGCGCGTTTTGTGGAACCAATATTTCCTACTACTACTTCACCTGTGCTAATACCAATACCCATTTCGATGTTGGGTAAACCTAAGCGTTCATTTTTTCGATTTACGCTGTCCATAGCTAACTGCATACCTAAAGCACAAGCGATCGCTCTTTCTGCATCATCTTCTCTTTGAGTTGGTGCACCAAACAGCACCAAAATTGCATCCCCAATAAACTCATCGATCGTTCCCTGATATTTCATTATGACATCAGCCATTTCCCCCAAATAAATGTTTAACATGGAAACAACTGTTTCAGGCGCTAACTCTTCGGAAACTGAGGAAAAACCCCGTAAATCTGACATTAAAATTGTTACTTTCCGTCGTTCTCCCCCCAATTGAAATCCATCTGGTGATTCCAATAAATTAGCTACTACATCATCCGTCAAATAAAGACTAAAAGTTTTACGAATTTCTCCCGCAGTACGAGCAATATAACTAATAATTACGCTAGCCGATCCGATAAAAGCAATTACTGGCGGTATTACCGGAATCCACCAACCTGCTAAAAACCCTAAATAACTTATTAAGAAAAATCCACCGATGATTAACAATATACTAGCTGTTCTTTTAACAGAAAATTTGCCTACTCCTCCCCGATATCGCCATTGCCAAGTTAAAACTGCACCTATAGTAGCACCACCTAATATCCACAACCATTCTATCCATTCTGGTAAAGTTTTAATTAAAGGACGATTATCCAAAGCCGCACTTAAGATCATACTGGTTAAATGAGCATGAATTTCTACCCCAGAAGTTCTTTCAGGAATCCCCATAAAACTGCTACTGTAAGGGGTATATAATAAGTCATTTAAGCTTTCTGCTGTGGAGCCGATTAACACAATGCGATCGCGCATTAGATCGCTAGGAATCCGATTTTTTAGTACATCTGAGAGCGAAACAATTTTAAAATTATTTCTTCCCCCACGAAAGTTTAATATTACCTGATATCCAGCCGCATCAGTACGAACATAACCACCATCATTCGCTTCAAAAGGAACAAATACAGCTTTTCCTAACTGTAAATAATCAGGATTAATTTTAGCTGGCTCAGGAGCTATACCTTCTTTTTGCAAATATAATAAAGCTAACTTTAAGCCAAAGCTTTCTATTGTATGTAAATATAAGAACTGTCGGCGAATTTTTCCATCAGTATCTAAAGGCAAATCGTTAGCACTTATTTGTCCTTTTTCTTTTAAAACAGGCGGGGGATTTATTGCAGGGCCACTAGCACCACCTACAACTTTTTTAATACCAATTAAATTTGGTGTAGTCCGATATAACTGTAATAATTTTTGATGCTCAGCTTCACTTCCTACAGGTAAATCCCGATAAATATCTAAACCTATGGCTCTAGGTTTTTGTTGTTTAATTTTTTGCAACAATTCAACCAAAAGTTTATCTTTAATTGGCCATTGTTTTAATTCTTGTAAGTCTGTTTCGCTAATTCCCACAATTACAATTCTGGAATCTCTAGTTTCTCGCGGACGCAAGTGAAACATTTGGTCGTATGCTGACCATTCCAAAAATTGAAACAATCCTAAAAAACGTAAAGCAATTACTAATACAGTGACGCTTGGTGCTGTAATTAAGACTCCACGCCATTCCCAAATAAATTGTTTCAGCTTTAGCTTAGAGAGCATACTAAATATACCAATTGGTAATTACCAAAACCTAGTTATGTTCGGAAGTACAGCAATTAAGCATTGGCTTTTCTACTATTACATTTAATCCGGCAGAATCTAGGAGTTTTTTCCACTGATTTTTTAAGTTACTGTCATCAGGTTTCTCGCGCAGCAACTCAACTAAAGTTGTTAAACTGTCATGCCAAATACCTGCTGCTGCATACAAAGCTGGACGATCGCTCGGTACCGCATTTTCTAACTGATTCACCAAATTAGGGTTTAATTCCGTTCGCTCCACCCATCCGTCTACGATAACATTTCCACTTTTTTCTGGCAGTTCTTCATTTGGGTTAGGTGGACACTGCATTGTCAAAAACCAATGATACATTTTGCCCATTTCTAAAGGCGTAGGCAATTCAGTTTTTGGTAAAGTAAAACTGACAATGCCTGAATTTTCAGGAACCGCCAGAGTTTTTTGGTAAATTACTTGACCATTTTTACTATCTAGGAGTTTAAATTCCAAGGCTTCGGCGCTAGATTTGGGAACATACCAAAAGAATGTGGGATACCCTGTTGCGGTTAATCCTAAGTTATTTGGTGGCATTAAGGACGTGAGAACTCCTTCACTTTCGATACAGCCTCCCCGCGAAGCGCCTCCTGCTGTGGAAGAAGGTGCGCTTCTGTCTGGTGGTTGGTAAGTCTGACTAACTTCCCAGGTTAAATTTTTGACCTTGGTTACTTGTTGATTTTGTCCGTTAACTTGTGTTACTAAGTTGAGAGCGATCGCTAATCCTAAACCAAGACTCACTAGTAAAGTATTCCCAGTGAGATAATTCTTCATACTCATCCTCAGATTCTGCTCAATGATAATGACTTTAATCTATAGACTCTAGTTTGGCTTAAATTGCTCCTGAATGTCAGCAATTTTGATTAAATTCCGCGATCGTATAATACTCATACTAAAACTCATGTGGCCTTCCTTTCTAC
It encodes the following:
- a CDS encoding CHASE2 domain-containing protein; amino-acid sequence: MLSKLKLKQFIWEWRGVLITAPSVTVLVIALRFLGLFQFLEWSAYDQMFHLRPRETRDSRIVIVGISETDLQELKQWPIKDKLLVELLQKIKQQKPRAIGLDIYRDLPVGSEAEHQKLLQLYRTTPNLIGIKKVVGGASGPAINPPPVLKEKGQISANDLPLDTDGKIRRQFLYLHTIESFGLKLALLYLQKEGIAPEPAKINPDYLQLGKAVFVPFEANDGGYVRTDAAGYQVILNFRGGRNNFKIVSLSDVLKNRIPSDLMRDRIVLIGSTAESLNDLLYTPYSSSFMGIPERTSGVEIHAHLTSMILSAALDNRPLIKTLPEWIEWLWILGGATIGAVLTWQWRYRGGVGKFSVKRTASILLIIGGFFLISYLGFLAGWWIPVIPPVIAFIGSASVIISYIARTAGEIRKTFSLYLTDDVVANLLESPDGFQLGGERRKVTILMSDLRGFSSVSEELAPETVVSMLNIYLGEMADVIMKYQGTIDEFIGDAILVLFGAPTQREDDAERAIACALGMQLAMDSVNRKNERLGLPNIEMGIGISTGEVVVGNIGSTKRAKYGVVGHHVNLAARIESYTVGGQILISESTLQEVKSLVQIDGEIQVQPKGSNDLINIYEVGGIGGKHNLYISKEESILVALKIELPIQYTLMDDKRIDGTVYYGSLIKLSENSAEIRTESKLETFKNIKINLINKEPELTVSGDIYAKVLKKSPSGDLNFHVRFTRIPADVTALLEEIYSQNAAGS
- a CDS encoding glycosyltransferase family 4 protein, yielding MSLNHYIMGHTTYQNILEKTFSESIPEIEFHSLHLTDYFKTDLLGRIIYFFLRQQLPGADKADYDFHRFRTEWANSFFARRCLEKSLKNYQPDVLHIHTQAIAYLAVPLFKKYPTVVSIDYTHALLAKEHPYPASITYQPIIAFEKQCFAHAAHIITWSERARNSVIKDYGISPNKVTAIPPPAPLEFFIKISPRETTQQNLPRLLFVGNDFPRKGGEDVLNVFLESCADICELDIVTNSDLNLPVLPNLRVHRGVQPLSATILELYQKADIFVMPTHEDCYPMVFIEAMGAGLPSIGTTVMGVPELVQNGVNGLTVKPGDRTALKQAIFKLVENPELRLSMGQAGKKIAQEKYDAVSNCQQIAEIFINSLCR
- a CDS encoding DUF928 domain-containing protein; this translates as MSMKNYLTGNTLLVSLGLGLAIALNLVTQVNGQNQQVTKVKNLTWEVSQTYQPPDRSAPSSTAGGASRGGCIESEGVLTSLMPPNNLGLTATGYPTFFWYVPKSSAEALEFKLLDSKNGQVIYQKTLAVPENSGIVSFTLPKTELPTPLEMGKMYHWFLTMQCPPNPNEELPEKSGNVIVDGWVERTELNPNLVNQLENAVPSDRPALYAAAGIWHDSLTTLVELLREKPDDSNLKNQWKKLLDSAGLNVIVEKPMLNCCTSEHN